The Xanthomonas sp. DAR 34887 genome has a segment encoding these proteins:
- the cfa gene encoding cyclopropane fatty acyl phospholipid synthase, with the protein MAGPLQRRVVDLLASADVRVGGTRAHDIAVHDPRFYARVLAQGSLGLGESYMDGWWDAPALDQTLARLIDARLEQRVHGIADLAYAVRARLFNLQRGRRSYEVGRRHYDLGNDLYRAMLGRRLVYSCGYWANAADLDAAQQAKLDLVCRKLHLRPGMRVLDIGCGWGEALKFAAERYGVAGVGVTVSREQADYARQLCRGLPIEIRLQDYRALDERFDAIFSIGMFEHVGDKNYRSYFARVRQCLHPQGLFLLHTIGSNVSRHRTDPWIARYIFPNSMLPSAAQIAAALEGRFVCEDWHNFGADYARTLQAWRDNVEAAWPGLDAQRYDLRFRRMWRFYLAGSMATFRCRRAQLWQLLLSPEGVRGGYRAPR; encoded by the coding sequence ATGGCCGGGCCGCTGCAGCGCCGTGTCGTCGACCTGCTCGCCAGTGCCGACGTGCGCGTAGGCGGCACGCGCGCCCACGACATCGCGGTGCACGACCCGCGTTTCTATGCGCGGGTGCTGGCGCAGGGATCGCTGGGCCTGGGCGAAAGCTACATGGACGGCTGGTGGGACGCGCCGGCGCTGGACCAGACCCTGGCGCGGCTGATCGATGCCCGGCTCGAGCAACGCGTGCACGGCATTGCCGACCTGGCCTACGCGGTACGCGCGCGCCTGTTCAACCTGCAGCGCGGGCGCCGCAGCTACGAAGTCGGGCGCCGCCATTACGACCTGGGCAACGACCTGTACCGGGCGATGCTCGGCCGCCGCCTGGTCTACAGCTGCGGCTATTGGGCCAACGCTGCCGATCTGGACGCGGCGCAGCAGGCCAAGCTGGACCTGGTCTGCCGCAAGCTGCACCTGCGCCCGGGCATGCGCGTGCTGGACATCGGCTGCGGCTGGGGCGAGGCGCTGAAGTTCGCCGCCGAGCGCTACGGCGTGGCCGGCGTCGGCGTCACCGTGTCGCGGGAACAGGCCGATTACGCGCGGCAGCTGTGCCGCGGCCTGCCGATCGAGATCCGTCTGCAGGACTACCGCGCGCTGGACGAGCGTTTCGACGCGATCTTCTCGATCGGCATGTTCGAGCACGTCGGCGACAAGAACTATCGCAGCTATTTCGCGCGGGTACGGCAGTGCCTGCATCCGCAGGGGCTGTTCCTGCTGCATACCATCGGCAGCAACGTGTCGCGGCACCGGACCGATCCGTGGATCGCGCGCTACATCTTTCCCAACTCGATGCTGCCGTCGGCCGCGCAGATCGCCGCGGCGCTGGAAGGCCGCTTCGTCTGCGAGGACTGGCACAATTTCGGCGCCGACTACGCGCGCACGCTGCAGGCCTGGCGCGACAACGTCGAGGCCGCCTGGCCGGGACTGGATGCGCAGCGCTACGACCTGCGTTTCCGCCGCATGTGGCGCTTCTATCTGGCCGGGTCGATGGCCACCTTCCGCTGCCGCCGCGCGCAGCTGTGGCAGCTGCTGCTGTCGCCCGAAGGTGTACGCGGGGGATACCGCGCACCGCGTTGA
- a CDS encoding oligopeptide:H+ symporter yields MSAANADAGARMPRQIPYIIGNEACERFSFYGMRNILVQFLITSLLLQEVTAPGREAEAKHVMHSFMVGVYFFPLLGGWLADRFFGKYTTILWFSLIYCAGHACLALFEGSREGFFVGLGLIALGAGGIKPLVASFMGDQFDQSNKHLAKVVFDAFYWIINFGSLFASLLIPLALKNLGPAWAFGIPGLLMFVATLVFWAGRHRYVRVPLPPKDPHGFAQVVRSALLSHAPGQGRPGLALAAIAVLLALASFALLPTLGIVICLCLALVLLLAGIGGGTWWQLERARAEHPDAAVDGVRAVLRVLVVFALATPFFSLFDQKASTWVLQGQQMQMPDWFSASQMQALNPALVMLLIPFNNLVLYPLLRRGGYEPTALRRMTAGIAFSGLAWIVVGTLQVAMDGGDALSIAWQILPYALLTFGEVLVSATGLEFAYSQAPQSMKGVVMSFWNLTTTVGNLWVLLSNAAVRNDTVTAHIGSTGLSEAAFLMFFFAAFACVAALLFGLYARRYRMVDHYRTV; encoded by the coding sequence ATGAGTGCGGCGAACGCAGACGCCGGCGCGCGGATGCCGCGGCAGATCCCGTACATCATCGGCAACGAGGCCTGCGAGCGTTTCAGCTTCTACGGCATGCGCAACATTCTGGTGCAGTTCCTGATCACCTCGTTGCTGCTACAGGAAGTGACCGCGCCCGGCCGCGAGGCCGAGGCCAAGCACGTCATGCACAGCTTCATGGTCGGCGTGTATTTCTTCCCGCTGCTCGGCGGCTGGCTGGCCGACCGCTTCTTCGGCAAGTACACCACCATCCTGTGGTTCAGCCTGATCTATTGCGCGGGCCACGCCTGCCTGGCGCTGTTCGAGGGCAGCCGCGAGGGCTTCTTCGTCGGCCTGGGGCTGATCGCGCTGGGCGCCGGCGGCATCAAGCCGCTGGTGGCTTCGTTCATGGGCGACCAGTTCGATCAGTCCAACAAACATCTGGCCAAGGTGGTGTTCGACGCCTTCTACTGGATCATCAACTTCGGCTCGCTGTTCGCCTCGCTGCTGATCCCGCTGGCGCTGAAGAACCTGGGCCCGGCCTGGGCGTTCGGCATTCCCGGCCTGCTGATGTTCGTGGCCACGCTGGTGTTCTGGGCCGGCCGCCACCGCTACGTGCGCGTGCCGCTGCCGCCGAAGGATCCGCACGGCTTCGCCCAGGTGGTGCGCAGTGCGCTGTTGTCGCACGCGCCGGGGCAGGGGCGTCCCGGCCTGGCGCTGGCCGCGATCGCGGTGCTGCTGGCGCTGGCCAGCTTCGCGCTGCTGCCGACCCTGGGCATCGTGATCTGCCTGTGCCTGGCGCTGGTGCTGCTGCTCGCAGGCATCGGCGGCGGTACCTGGTGGCAGCTGGAGCGCGCCCGCGCAGAGCATCCGGACGCGGCGGTGGACGGCGTGCGCGCGGTGCTGCGGGTGCTGGTGGTGTTCGCGCTGGCGACGCCGTTCTTCTCGCTGTTCGACCAGAAGGCCTCGACCTGGGTGCTGCAGGGCCAGCAGATGCAGATGCCCGACTGGTTCAGCGCCTCGCAGATGCAGGCGCTGAATCCGGCGCTGGTGATGCTGCTGATCCCGTTCAACAACCTGGTGCTGTATCCGCTGCTGCGCCGCGGCGGCTACGAGCCGACCGCGCTGCGGCGGATGACCGCCGGCATCGCCTTCAGCGGCCTGGCCTGGATCGTGGTCGGCACGCTGCAGGTGGCCATGGACGGCGGCGATGCGCTGTCGATCGCCTGGCAGATCCTGCCGTACGCGCTGCTGACCTTCGGCGAGGTGCTGGTGTCGGCGACCGGCCTGGAGTTCGCCTACAGCCAGGCGCCGCAATCGATGAAGGGCGTGGTGATGAGCTTCTGGAACCTGACCACCACGGTCGGCAACCTGTGGGTGCTGCTGTCCAATGCGGCGGTGCGCAACGACACCGTCACCGCGCACATCGGCAGTACCGGGCTCAGCGAAGCCGCGTTCCTGATGTTCTTCTTCGCCGCCTTCGCCTGCGTCGCCGCGCTGTTGTTCGGGCTGTACGCGCGCCGTTACCGCATGGTCGACCATTACCGCACCGTCTGA
- a CDS encoding GNAT family N-acetyltransferase, producing the protein MSAAPLPPIEHDSQRKRFALQLDGHEAELDYLLQDGRLVITHTGVPTAIGGRGVAARLVTAALEHARAQGWKVVPACSYAAVFMQRHPAYADLLG; encoded by the coding sequence ATGAGCGCAGCGCCCCTCCCACCGATCGAGCACGATTCGCAGCGAAAGCGCTTTGCGCTGCAGCTGGACGGCCATGAGGCCGAACTGGACTATCTGCTGCAGGACGGCCGCCTGGTCATCACCCATACCGGTGTGCCGACCGCGATCGGCGGCCGTGGGGTGGCGGCCCGGCTGGTGACCGCGGCGCTGGAGCATGCGCGGGCGCAGGGATGGAAGGTGGTGCCGGCATGTTCGTACGCGGCGGTGTTCATGCAGCGCCATCCCGCCTACGCCGACCTGCTCGGCTGA
- a CDS encoding M3 family metallopeptidase, which translates to MTTRLALALAATLGLAMPAYANAATPAASQAAMQANPFFAESPLPLHYPQFDRIKDSDFAPAFDAGMAQQLKEVEAIANQKAKPTFDNTIVAMEKSGQVLDRATTVFFNLVGADTNDARKQLQAEYSGKFAAHRDTISLNPKLFARIQTLYDTRQQLGLDAQGVRLVEKYYSDFVRDGAKLGDADKTKLKAMNAELAKLGTQFSQNVLAEVNAAAVVVDDVKQLDGLSDEQIAAAAEAAKARKLDGKYVIALLNTTGQPPLTQLKDRALRQKIYEASVSRGSHGGKYDNTALVSRIMSLRAERAKLLGYPNHAAYSLEDQTAKTPEAVNAMLGKLAPAAVANAKREAADLQAMIDKEQKAAGKPSFKLEAWDWAYYTEKVRQAKYDFDESQLKPYFELKNVLENGVFYAANQEYGLTFKQRTDLPTYRDDLLVYDVFDADGKQLAIFIADMYARESKRGGAWMNSYVSQSALTGYKPVVANHLNIPKPPAGQPTLLTWDEVTTAFHEFGHALHGMFSDVKYPYFSGTSVPRDFVEFPSQVNEMWADNPAILKHYAKHYQSGAPMPQALLDKVVAAAKFNQGFATTEYLGAAMLDQRWHQLGADQVPPASGVMDFEAKALAADGIAYAPVPPRYRTPYFSHIMGGYAAGYYAYIWSEVLDANTQQWFKQHGGLSRANGDRFRQTLLSRGGSVDAMQLFQDFAGHAPQIEPLLEKRGLTPGGGDGALPQTPAGKD; encoded by the coding sequence ATGACCACCCGCCTCGCCCTCGCGCTCGCCGCCACGCTCGGACTCGCCATGCCCGCCTACGCCAACGCCGCCACGCCCGCCGCTTCGCAAGCGGCCATGCAGGCCAATCCGTTCTTCGCCGAAAGTCCGCTGCCGCTGCACTACCCGCAGTTCGACCGGATCAAGGACAGCGATTTCGCCCCGGCCTTCGACGCCGGCATGGCGCAGCAGCTGAAGGAAGTGGAGGCGATCGCCAACCAGAAGGCAAAGCCGACGTTCGACAACACCATTGTGGCGATGGAGAAGAGCGGCCAGGTGCTGGACCGCGCGACCACGGTGTTCTTCAACCTGGTCGGCGCCGACACCAACGATGCGCGCAAGCAGCTGCAGGCCGAGTACTCGGGCAAGTTCGCCGCGCACCGCGATACGATCTCGCTCAATCCCAAGCTGTTCGCGCGCATCCAGACGCTGTACGACACCCGCCAGCAGCTCGGCCTGGACGCGCAGGGCGTGCGCCTGGTCGAGAAGTACTACAGCGATTTCGTGCGCGACGGCGCCAAGCTCGGCGATGCCGACAAGACCAAGCTCAAGGCGATGAATGCCGAACTGGCCAAGCTCGGCACACAATTCAGCCAGAACGTGCTGGCCGAAGTGAATGCCGCCGCGGTGGTGGTGGACGACGTCAAGCAGCTCGACGGCCTGTCCGACGAACAGATCGCCGCGGCCGCCGAGGCGGCCAAGGCGCGCAAGCTCGACGGCAAGTACGTGATCGCGCTGCTCAACACCACCGGCCAGCCGCCGCTGACCCAGCTCAAGGACCGCGCGCTGCGGCAGAAGATCTACGAAGCCTCGGTGTCGCGCGGCAGCCACGGCGGCAAGTACGACAACACCGCGCTGGTGTCGCGGATCATGAGCCTGCGCGCCGAACGCGCCAAGCTGCTGGGCTATCCGAACCACGCCGCCTACTCGCTGGAAGACCAGACCGCCAAGACTCCGGAAGCGGTCAATGCGATGCTCGGCAAGCTGGCGCCGGCCGCGGTCGCCAACGCCAAGCGCGAGGCCGCCGACCTGCAGGCGATGATCGACAAGGAACAGAAGGCCGCCGGCAAGCCGAGCTTCAAGCTCGAAGCTTGGGACTGGGCCTACTACACCGAGAAGGTGCGCCAGGCCAAGTACGACTTCGACGAATCCCAGCTCAAGCCCTACTTCGAACTGAAGAACGTGCTGGAGAACGGCGTGTTCTACGCCGCCAACCAGGAGTACGGGCTGACCTTCAAGCAGCGCACCGACCTGCCGACCTACCGCGACGACCTGCTGGTCTACGACGTGTTCGATGCCGACGGCAAGCAGCTGGCGATCTTCATCGCCGACATGTACGCGCGCGAATCCAAGCGCGGCGGCGCGTGGATGAACTCCTACGTGTCGCAGTCGGCGCTGACCGGCTACAAGCCGGTGGTCGCCAACCACCTCAACATTCCCAAGCCGCCGGCCGGCCAGCCGACGCTGCTGACCTGGGACGAGGTCACCACCGCGTTCCACGAGTTCGGCCATGCGCTGCACGGCATGTTCTCCGACGTGAAGTATCCGTACTTCTCCGGCACCAGCGTGCCGCGCGATTTCGTCGAGTTCCCGTCGCAGGTCAACGAGATGTGGGCGGACAACCCGGCCATCCTCAAGCACTACGCCAAGCACTACCAGAGCGGCGCGCCGATGCCGCAGGCCTTGCTGGACAAGGTGGTGGCCGCGGCCAAGTTCAACCAGGGCTTCGCCACCACCGAATACCTGGGCGCGGCGATGCTCGACCAGCGCTGGCACCAGCTCGGCGCCGACCAGGTGCCGCCGGCATCGGGGGTGATGGACTTCGAGGCCAAGGCGCTGGCCGCCGACGGCATCGCCTACGCGCCGGTGCCGCCGCGCTACCGCACGCCCTATTTCAGCCACATCATGGGCGGCTATGCGGCCGGCTACTACGCCTACATCTGGTCCGAGGTGCTGGACGCCAACACCCAGCAGTGGTTCAAGCAGCATGGCGGGCTCAGCCGCGCCAACGGCGACCGCTTCCGCCAGACCCTGCTCTCGCGCGGCGGCAGCGTCGATGCGATGCAGCTGTTCCAGGACTTCGCCGGGCACGCGCCGCAGATCGAGCCGTTGCTGGAAAAGCGCGGCCTGACCCCGGGCGGCGGCGACGGCGCCTTGCCGCAGACGCCGGCCGGCAAGGACTGA
- a CDS encoding M14 family metallopeptidase, translated as MIRPWLVPLLLSMLLCSMPLLASDAGLSTEAERSGFVRTGRYAETIALCDAFAQRYPQAVRCFDFGTTPEGRPMKALAVSTSGALDADAARARKLPVVLIQGGIHAGEIDGKDAGFLALRQLLDGQAARGALDKQVWLFVPVFNVDGHERFGAWNRPNQRGPEQMGWRTTAQNLNLNRDYVKADAPEMQAMLRLVEQWDPLLYVDLHVTDGAQFEHDVSVQVEPLHAGDAALRGDGLRLRDGVLADLKRQGSLPLPYYPSFVVNDDPASGFEDGVATPRFSHGYFQLRNRFGMLVETHSWKPYPQRVRITRNTIVSVLQQVARNGSRWRADALAADARAQQLGGKTLALDYRTTDQSRLVDFRGYAYTRTLSPVSGALMTRYDERTPQVWRVPLRDHIVPSVEVAAPRAGYLVPAAQATLVGAKLRQHGIAFRTLDHAATLPVQTFRADDASFAARSSEGHQRLTVQGAWTPETRAVGAGALFVPIAQPKARLLMALLEPQAPDSLLQWGEFNSAFERTEYMEDYVAEDVARQMLASDPALKAEFESKLEHDADFAKDPHARLEFFHRRHSSWDAQYRLYPVLRSDEAPS; from the coding sequence ATGATCCGACCCTGGCTGGTCCCCCTCCTGCTGTCGATGCTGCTGTGCAGCATGCCATTGCTGGCCAGCGATGCGGGCCTGTCCACCGAGGCCGAGCGCAGCGGCTTCGTGCGCACCGGACGCTATGCCGAGACCATCGCCCTGTGCGATGCCTTCGCGCAACGCTATCCGCAGGCGGTGCGCTGTTTCGACTTCGGCACCACGCCCGAGGGCCGGCCGATGAAGGCGCTGGCCGTGTCCACTTCCGGCGCGCTCGATGCCGACGCGGCGCGGGCGCGCAAGCTGCCGGTGGTGCTGATCCAGGGCGGCATCCACGCCGGCGAGATCGACGGCAAGGACGCCGGCTTCCTGGCGCTGCGCCAGCTGCTCGACGGCCAGGCCGCGCGCGGCGCGCTGGACAAGCAGGTGTGGCTGTTCGTGCCGGTGTTCAACGTCGATGGCCACGAGCGCTTCGGCGCCTGGAACCGGCCCAACCAGCGCGGCCCGGAGCAGATGGGCTGGCGCACCACCGCGCAGAACCTCAACCTCAACCGCGACTACGTCAAGGCCGACGCGCCGGAGATGCAAGCGATGCTGCGCCTGGTCGAACAGTGGGATCCGCTGCTGTACGTGGATCTGCACGTCACCGACGGCGCGCAGTTCGAGCACGACGTGTCGGTGCAGGTGGAACCGCTGCACGCCGGCGACGCCGCACTGCGCGGCGACGGCCTGCGCCTGCGCGACGGCGTGCTCGCCGACCTGAAGCGGCAGGGCTCGCTGCCGCTGCCCTACTACCCCTCGTTCGTGGTCAACGACGATCCGGCCTCCGGCTTCGAGGACGGCGTGGCCACGCCGCGCTTCTCGCACGGCTATTTCCAGCTGCGCAACCGCTTCGGCATGCTGGTGGAAACGCATTCGTGGAAGCCCTATCCGCAACGCGTGCGCATCACCCGCAACACCATCGTCTCGGTGCTGCAGCAGGTGGCGCGCAACGGCAGCCGCTGGCGCGCCGACGCGCTGGCCGCCGACGCGCGCGCGCAGCAGCTGGGCGGGAAGACGCTGGCGCTGGACTACCGCACCACCGACCAGTCGCGGCTGGTGGATTTCCGCGGCTACGCCTATACCCGCACGCTGTCGCCGGTGTCCGGCGCGCTGATGACCCGCTACGACGAGCGCACTCCGCAAGTCTGGCGGGTGCCGCTGCGCGATCACATCGTGCCCAGCGTCGAAGTCGCGGCACCGCGCGCCGGCTATCTGGTGCCGGCCGCGCAGGCGACATTGGTCGGTGCCAAGCTGCGCCAGCACGGCATCGCCTTCCGCACCCTGGACCACGCCGCCACGCTGCCGGTACAGACGTTCCGCGCCGACGACGCCAGCTTTGCCGCGCGCTCGTCCGAAGGCCACCAGCGGCTCACCGTGCAGGGCGCCTGGACACCGGAAACGCGCGCCGTGGGCGCAGGCGCCCTGTTCGTGCCGATCGCCCAGCCCAAGGCGCGGCTGCTGATGGCGTTGCTGGAACCGCAGGCACCGGACTCGCTGCTGCAATGGGGCGAGTTCAACAGCGCCTTCGAACGCACCGAATACATGGAAGACTACGTCGCCGAAGACGTGGCGCGGCAGATGCTGGCCAGCGATCCGGCACTGAAGGCCGAATTCGAGAGCAAGCTCGAGCACGACGCCGACTTCGCCAAGGATCCGCATGCGCGGCTGGAATTCTTCCACCGCCGCCATTCCTCCTGGGATGCGCAGTACCGGCTGTATCCGGTGCTGCGTAGCGACGAAGCGCCCTCCTAG
- a CDS encoding MarR family winged helix-turn-helix transcriptional regulator, which yields MGSFDQTERRVAFTCERYPAFPREPAVLVRLVKHLYKRVHANACVLLKAHGISPPEYEILMMLYGTPGQCITPTEVAEAASEKPANITRLTDNLCSKGLLLRSASPEDRRKITLTLQPAGIALIDRMLPQVCTFLEEETAGLDEAEQVQLETLLKKMLAGIDRAA from the coding sequence ATGGGAAGTTTCGACCAGACCGAGCGGCGCGTAGCCTTCACCTGCGAGCGCTATCCTGCCTTCCCCCGCGAACCGGCGGTGCTGGTCAGGCTCGTCAAACACCTCTACAAGCGCGTCCACGCCAATGCCTGCGTGCTGCTCAAGGCGCACGGGATCAGTCCGCCGGAATACGAGATCCTGATGATGCTGTACGGCACGCCGGGGCAGTGCATCACCCCGACCGAAGTGGCCGAGGCGGCGAGCGAGAAGCCTGCGAACATCACCCGCCTCACCGACAACCTGTGCAGCAAGGGCCTGCTGTTGCGCTCGGCCAGCCCCGAGGACCGGCGCAAGATCACCTTGACCCTGCAGCCGGCCGGGATCGCGCTGATCGACCGCATGCTGCCGCAGGTGTGCACGTTTCTGGAGGAGGAAACCGCCGGCCTGGACGAGGCCGAGCAAGTGCAGCTGGAGACGTTGCTCAAGAAGATGCTGGCCGGGATCGACCGGGCCGCCTGA
- a CDS encoding DUF3298 and DUF4163 domain-containing protein, giving the protein MPCPWRWTALALAATLAVAGCKREAAPAAESTPAPAPAPAAAAAPAAPAPMELKDVIEHSPSYVVGITFPPALNRYPGLAEVVGRYAQAARGELMEAVGGLGNDRPSAPYELSLQFEMLLERPDLVAVAADGSRYTGGAHGEPLVARFVWLPQQQRMLTAETLIPDPKGWAQVADYVATQLRQAVQARVDAEQLPPEDHDEQVRSADKMIAEGTEPQAENFSQFQPLVDAAGKIVALRFVFPPYQVGPYSDGTQSVDVPASVLRGLVAPEYAELFAA; this is encoded by the coding sequence ATTCCATGTCCATGGCGGTGGACGGCGCTGGCATTGGCGGCGACCTTGGCCGTGGCAGGGTGCAAGCGCGAGGCGGCGCCGGCCGCGGAATCGACGCCCGCGCCGGCTCCGGCACCCGCCGCCGCGGCGGCGCCCGCGGCGCCGGCCCCGATGGAACTGAAGGACGTGATCGAGCACAGCCCGAGCTACGTGGTCGGCATCACCTTCCCGCCGGCGCTCAACCGCTACCCGGGTCTGGCCGAGGTGGTCGGCCGCTACGCGCAGGCCGCGCGCGGCGAGCTGATGGAAGCGGTCGGCGGCCTCGGCAACGATCGCCCCAGCGCGCCCTACGAATTGTCGCTGCAATTCGAGATGCTGCTGGAACGGCCGGACCTGGTCGCGGTGGCGGCCGACGGCAGCCGCTATACCGGCGGCGCGCATGGCGAGCCGCTGGTGGCGCGCTTCGTGTGGCTGCCGCAGCAGCAGCGCATGCTGACCGCCGAGACGCTGATTCCCGATCCCAAGGGCTGGGCGCAGGTGGCCGACTACGTCGCCACGCAGCTGCGCCAGGCGGTGCAGGCGCGGGTGGATGCCGAGCAGTTGCCGCCAGAGGACCACGACGAACAGGTCCGCAGCGCTGACAAGATGATCGCCGAAGGCACCGAGCCGCAAGCGGAGAACTTCAGCCAGTTCCAGCCCCTGGTCGACGCCGCCGGCAAGATCGTGGCGTTGCGGTTCGTGTTCCCGCCGTATCAGGTGGGACCGTATTCCGATGGCACGCAGTCGGTGGACGTCCCGGCCAGCGTGTTGCGCGGGTTGGTGGCGCCGGAATACGCGGAGCTGTTCGCAGCCTAG
- a CDS encoding rhomboid family intramembrane serine protease — MPSVTPVNLILIVLTVLVSWAAFNNRKLLDRLILWPPAIDRHKQYDRLVTHGFIHADFPHLLFNMITLYFFGGPIERLMERLTGSMLTYPLFYLAALVVAILPSYLKNQKNPNYFSLGASGAVSAVLFAYILLAPWTGIYFFFIPIPIPAILYAVFYVGYSIWMDRRGGDNINHSAHLAGAAFGVMFLLIMEPSVLQHFLDQLAQPRFGRG; from the coding sequence ATGCCGTCCGTCACCCCCGTCAACCTGATCCTGATCGTGCTCACCGTGCTGGTGTCGTGGGCGGCGTTCAACAACCGCAAGCTGCTCGACCGCTTGATCCTGTGGCCGCCGGCGATCGACCGGCACAAGCAGTACGACCGGCTGGTGACCCACGGCTTCATCCACGCCGATTTCCCGCATCTGCTGTTCAACATGATCACGCTGTATTTCTTCGGCGGCCCGATCGAGCGGCTGATGGAGCGGCTGACCGGCAGCATGCTGACCTATCCGCTGTTCTACCTGGCGGCGCTGGTGGTGGCGATCCTGCCCAGCTACCTGAAGAACCAGAAGAACCCGAACTACTTCAGCCTGGGCGCCTCGGGCGCGGTCTCGGCGGTGCTGTTCGCCTACATCCTTCTGGCGCCGTGGACCGGGATCTATTTCTTCTTCATTCCGATCCCGATCCCGGCGATCCTGTATGCGGTGTTCTACGTGGGCTACAGCATCTGGATGGACCGCCGCGGCGGCGACAACATCAACCACAGCGCGCACCTGGCCGGTGCCGCGTTCGGGGTGATGTTCCTGCTGATCATGGAGCCGTCGGTGCTGCAGCACTTCCTCGACCAGCTGGCGCAGCCGCGCTTCGGTCGCGGCTGA